CATCAACCCCTTGACCACCCGCTCATTCGGGTCGATCCCGGCACAGCTCAGCACCTCGCGGCCATCGCGCGAACGGGCCCAACGGGCAATCTGCTCGGGGCCATTGCCATATTTCTTGTCATCCGCAATCGCATCATCAAGCGCAGCCAGCACGACAGCCGCAAACAGCTTGCGGGCGCGTTGGCCTTGTTCGAAATTGAAAGCGGAGCCATCAACAAAATCGCGCATAACATCTTTCCGTTTCTATGGTCTTCTGCCATGACCATCTTACAGGCCAAGTGCAGGCCTTTCTTATCAATTCCGTTTCTCCGACGGTGACGTTGACTTAGACGTTATGCCGTCGATTCGATATTCCCCATAGCACATATCTGCCATGCATATCATGCAACTCGTAGAAAATTGTGACATTCCCGCTGTGTTCGGCATGATCCGGCCCTTGGACAATAGGTGGAAATCGCCTTGACATCCGCGCGGCTTCGAACTTGTTGCCTAAGGGCGTCCGTCCCGATATAGGGGCGGCACAACGCCGTTCAATGCCTGGACGGAAATTCCCGCAACAGTTCCAAGAGTGCCTCCATGCCAAAGATCAACGGCAATGAAATCCGACCCGGCAATGTGCTGGAGCATGACGGGGGCCTGTGGGCCGCCGTGAAGGTCAACCATGTCAAGCCCGGCAAGGGCGGCGCATTTGCCCAGGTCGAGCTGAAAAACCTGCGTGACAATCGCAAGCTGAACGAGCGCTTTCGCAGCGAAGACAAGATCGAGCGTGTCCGGCTGGACCAGAAAGACCAGCAATTCCTGTATGAAAGCGACGGCAAGCTGGTCTTCATGGACAGCGAAACCTTCGAGCAGACCGAGCTTGACGCCGATCTGTTGGGCGAGCGCCGCCCCTTCTTGCAAGACGGCATGACCGCCACGATCGAGTATTATGGCGACGAGGCATTGTCGGTCTCGCTGCCCCAGAAAGTCACCTGCAAGGTCGTCGAAACCGAGCCCGTGGTGAAGGGTCAGACCGCCGCCAACAGCTACAAGCCTGCCGTTCTGGACAATGGCGTG
This region of Paracoccus saliphilus genomic DNA includes:
- a CDS encoding DUF6280 family protein translates to MRDFVDGSAFNFEQGQRARKLFAAVVLAALDDAIADDKKYGNGPEQIARWARSRDGREVLSCAGIDPNERVVKGLMEFVSKGVRTSVALSREESERRMAAEAEEAEAA
- the efp gene encoding elongation factor P, producing the protein MPKINGNEIRPGNVLEHDGGLWAAVKVNHVKPGKGGAFAQVELKNLRDNRKLNERFRSEDKIERVRLDQKDQQFLYESDGKLVFMDSETFEQTELDADLLGERRPFLQDGMTATIEYYGDEALSVSLPQKVTCKVVETEPVVKGQTAANSYKPAVLDNGVRVMVPPFIGQDEDIVVNTEMFEYSERA